A genome region from Synchiropus splendidus isolate RoL2022-P1 chromosome 5, RoL_Sspl_1.0, whole genome shotgun sequence includes the following:
- the dut gene encoding deoxyuridine 5'-triphosphate nucleotidohydrolase, mitochondrial isoform X1 translates to MNILKLWGVKQRLSPCLGAALGTVARDIHTRMAALMQNAIDASAVSPTKRARAEARAAEETPVLRFAKLSEHATTPTRGSLRAAGYDLYSAYDYTIEPMGKAVVKTDIQIAVPHGCYGRVAPRSGLAVKHFIDVGAGVVDEDYRGNVGVVLFNFNSQPFEVKKGDRVAQLVCERIFYPELVEEKTLDETERGAGGFGSTGRN, encoded by the exons ATGAATATTCTCAAACTGTGGGGAGTTAAACAGCGGCTCTCTCCGTGCCTGGGTGCTGCTCTCGGGACTGTAGCTCGGGACATTCACACTCGGATGGCAGCTCTGATGCAGA ATGCCATTGATGCCTCCGCTGTTTCTCCAACCAAGCGGGCGCGAGCGGAGGCGAGGGCTGCCGAGGAGACGCCGGTGCTGAGGTTCGCTAAACTTTCCGAACACGCCACGACTCCCACCAGAGGGTCGCTGAGAGCCGCTGGATATGACCTGTACAG CGCCTACGATTACACCATCGAGCCCATGGGCAAGGCGGTTGTGAAGACAGACATCCAGATCGCGGTTCCTCACGGCTGCTATGGCAGAGTTG CACCCAGGTCTGGCCTCGCCGTGAAACACTTCATTGACGTCGGTG CTGGAGTGGTGGACGAGGACTACAGAGGCAACGTTGGCGTTGTTCTGTTCAACTTCAACAGCCAACCCTTTGAAG TGAAAAAGGGCGACCGAGTGGCTCAGTTGGTTTGTGAGAGAATCTTTTACCCTGAACTGGTGGAAGAAAAG ACTTTGGATGAGACCGAACGAGGGGCCGGTGGATTTGGGTCTACTGGACGCAACTGA
- the dut gene encoding deoxyuridine 5'-triphosphate nucleotidohydrolase, mitochondrial isoform X2: MPVLDAIDASAVSPTKRARAEARAAEETPVLRFAKLSEHATTPTRGSLRAAGYDLYSAYDYTIEPMGKAVVKTDIQIAVPHGCYGRVAPRSGLAVKHFIDVGAGVVDEDYRGNVGVVLFNFNSQPFEVKKGDRVAQLVCERIFYPELVEEKTLDETERGAGGFGSTGRN; encoded by the exons ATGCCCGTCCTAGATGCCATTGATGCCTCCGCTGTTTCTCCAACCAAGCGGGCGCGAGCGGAGGCGAGGGCTGCCGAGGAGACGCCGGTGCTGAGGTTCGCTAAACTTTCCGAACACGCCACGACTCCCACCAGAGGGTCGCTGAGAGCCGCTGGATATGACCTGTACAG CGCCTACGATTACACCATCGAGCCCATGGGCAAGGCGGTTGTGAAGACAGACATCCAGATCGCGGTTCCTCACGGCTGCTATGGCAGAGTTG CACCCAGGTCTGGCCTCGCCGTGAAACACTTCATTGACGTCGGTG CTGGAGTGGTGGACGAGGACTACAGAGGCAACGTTGGCGTTGTTCTGTTCAACTTCAACAGCCAACCCTTTGAAG TGAAAAAGGGCGACCGAGTGGCTCAGTTGGTTTGTGAGAGAATCTTTTACCCTGAACTGGTGGAAGAAAAG ACTTTGGATGAGACCGAACGAGGGGCCGGTGGATTTGGGTCTACTGGACGCAACTGA